A region from the Nitrospira sp. genome encodes:
- a CDS encoding uracil-DNA glycosylase, with protein sequence MHSLTVLNHAITDCTACTRLVTYRETVAQTKRRQYLEWTYWGKPIPGFGDPEAELYVLGLAPAAHGGNRTGRVFTGDRSGDWLYEAMHHFGFANQASSTHRGDGLALTNCYIGATVRCAPPGNKPSPDEFAQCGRFLRDEMRLLKRKRIVITLGKIAFDHYLKMHRADGHTIPSPTPKFGHGVAYRLPWGDLLLGSYHPSQQNTFTGKLTRPMFHSVFAQARRELGTPHPAK encoded by the coding sequence ATGCACTCACTTACCGTCCTGAATCACGCGATCACCGATTGCACGGCCTGCACACGCCTGGTGACCTACCGGGAGACTGTGGCCCAAACCAAACGCCGACAGTATCTGGAATGGACGTACTGGGGAAAGCCGATCCCTGGATTCGGCGACCCGGAGGCGGAACTCTACGTGCTCGGGCTTGCACCGGCGGCTCATGGCGGAAATCGAACCGGTCGGGTCTTTACGGGCGATCGCAGCGGGGACTGGCTCTACGAAGCCATGCATCACTTCGGATTCGCCAACCAAGCCTCATCGACGCATCGCGGCGACGGGTTGGCCCTCACGAACTGCTATATCGGCGCGACCGTCCGCTGTGCGCCTCCCGGGAACAAGCCGTCGCCCGATGAATTTGCACAGTGCGGCCGATTCTTGCGTGATGAAATGCGTCTCCTCAAACGAAAACGCATTGTCATCACGCTCGGGAAGATTGCCTTCGATCACTATCTGAAGATGCACAGAGCCGATGGTCACACCATCCCGTCACCGACGCCTAAGTTTGGACATGGCGTTGCGTATCGACTTCCGTGGGGAGACCTCTTGCTCGGCTCTTATCATCCCAGTCAGCAGAATACGTTTACCGGAAAGCTGACCCGCCCCATGTTCCATTCAGTCTTTGCGCAGGCACGGCGCGAACTCGGCACACCCCATCCCGCCAAGTAA
- the fsa gene encoding fructose-6-phosphate aldolase — MKFYLDTANVKEIQEAASLGLLDGVTTNPSLVAKEGRSFKEMLVEICNIVDGPISAEVVSVEADAMVKEGKELAKIHKNIVVKVPLIAEGLKATKRMAAEGIKVNVTLCFSPTQALLAAKAGAWCVSPFIGRLDDISSNGMELIRQILTIYKNYDYKTFVLVASVRHPQHVVEAALAGGHICTMPFSIFQQMVKHPLTDIGLKKFLADWDAQAKK; from the coding sequence ATGAAATTCTATCTCGATACGGCGAACGTGAAAGAAATTCAAGAAGCGGCCAGTCTTGGGTTGCTCGATGGGGTGACAACCAATCCCTCGCTTGTAGCCAAAGAGGGCCGTAGTTTCAAGGAAATGCTCGTCGAAATCTGCAACATCGTCGACGGGCCCATCAGTGCGGAAGTCGTCAGTGTCGAAGCGGATGCCATGGTCAAAGAAGGAAAAGAGCTGGCCAAGATCCACAAGAATATTGTGGTCAAGGTCCCGCTTATTGCGGAAGGGTTGAAGGCGACCAAACGGATGGCCGCTGAAGGTATCAAGGTGAACGTCACCCTGTGTTTCTCGCCCACCCAAGCGCTGCTTGCGGCGAAAGCCGGGGCCTGGTGTGTGTCGCCCTTCATCGGGCGTCTCGACGATATCAGTTCCAATGGCATGGAGCTCATCCGCCAAATCCTCACCATCTACAAGAATTACGACTACAAGACCTTCGTCTTAGTGGCCAGCGTCCGCCATCCGCAGCATGTCGTCGAAGCTGCTTTGGCCGGCGGCCATATCTGCACGATGCCGTTTTCAATTTTCCAGCAAATGGTCAAGCATCCATTGACGGACATCGGCCTCAAGAAATTTTTGGCCGATTGGGATGCCCAGGCGAAAAAATAA
- the dapB gene encoding 4-hydroxy-tetrahydrodipicolinate reductase: MIKVVVAGAAGRMGCRLVALVRDSTALTLAGAIEGSGHHAIGDDAGETSGTGRAGVAITSDLAALMDRGEVVIDFSAPEATLEHFRIVAQHRRAMVIGTTGLNPSQLEEIKGLARHVPCVLSPNMSVGVNLIYKVIGEMAKTLGDDYDIEVIEAHHRLKKDAPSGTALKIAEVLARAVNRDLDQVGVYSRKGLIGERTKQEIGIQTIRAGDIVGDHTILFGGMGERIEVTHRASSRDTFARGALRAARWVVRQPPGLYDMMDVLGLK, from the coding sequence ATGATTAAAGTTGTGGTGGCTGGTGCGGCGGGACGGATGGGTTGCCGATTGGTGGCGCTGGTGCGTGATTCGACGGCGCTGACATTGGCCGGGGCTATCGAGGGGAGTGGGCATCATGCCATCGGCGATGATGCCGGCGAGACTTCCGGGACCGGGCGCGCCGGGGTGGCCATCACCAGTGACCTGGCCGCGTTGATGGACCGTGGTGAAGTCGTGATCGATTTTTCCGCTCCCGAAGCGACGCTCGAGCATTTCCGCATTGTCGCCCAACATCGGCGGGCCATGGTCATCGGCACGACGGGGCTCAATCCGTCTCAACTTGAAGAGATCAAGGGGCTTGCGAGACACGTTCCCTGCGTGTTGTCACCCAATATGAGCGTGGGAGTCAATTTGATCTATAAAGTCATCGGGGAAATGGCGAAAACATTGGGCGACGACTACGACATTGAAGTGATTGAGGCCCACCACCGTCTCAAGAAAGACGCGCCGAGCGGTACCGCATTGAAAATTGCGGAAGTGCTCGCGCGCGCCGTCAATCGCGACCTGGACCAAGTCGGCGTCTATTCCAGAAAAGGCCTGATCGGGGAACGAACGAAACAGGAAATCGGTATTCAGACCATCCGGGCCGGCGATATTGTGGGAGATCACACCATTCTCTTCGGCGGAATGGGTGAGCGCATCGAGGTGACGCACCGTGCCAGTAGCCGCGACACCTTTGCGCGTGGCGCGTTGCGCGCGGCTCGATGGGTGGTACGCCAGCCCCCGGGCCTCTATGACATGATGGATGTGTTAGGTCTGAAGTGA
- the dapA gene encoding 4-hydroxy-tetrahydrodipicolinate synthase, whose protein sequence is MFTGSHVAIVTPFRKGKVDERALGDLIEWQIAKGTNGIVPCGTTGESATLSHEEHNRVIELTVEVARRRVPVTAGTGSNCTEEAISLTKHAKEAGADAALLITPYYNKPTQEGLYRHYKAIAEAVDLPLVLYNIPGRTGVNMLPATIARLAVIQNIVGVKEGSGVIQQASDIVQTCGNRLAVLAGDDAMTLPMMAVGGQGVITVTANIAPTEMANMVKAFAAGNIEEARRIHFQLSPLFAALFYETNPIPVKEALGMMGKIDPELRLPLCPMGKEYRDKLVQVMKEARFI, encoded by the coding sequence ATGTTTACCGGTTCTCATGTCGCGATCGTGACACCCTTTCGAAAGGGTAAAGTCGACGAGCGGGCGTTGGGTGATCTGATCGAGTGGCAGATCGCGAAGGGCACGAACGGCATCGTCCCTTGTGGTACTACCGGAGAGTCCGCCACGCTGTCACACGAGGAGCATAACCGTGTGATTGAGCTGACGGTGGAGGTGGCCCGTCGTCGAGTCCCCGTCACGGCAGGGACCGGATCCAATTGTACTGAGGAGGCCATCTCGCTGACGAAGCATGCCAAGGAAGCCGGGGCCGATGCCGCGCTGCTCATTACGCCGTACTACAACAAGCCGACGCAGGAAGGCTTGTATCGTCACTATAAGGCGATCGCCGAGGCGGTCGATTTGCCGCTGGTGCTGTACAACATTCCCGGGCGAACCGGGGTGAATATGCTTCCGGCGACGATTGCTCGATTGGCCGTGATCCAGAACATTGTCGGGGTGAAAGAGGGGAGCGGGGTGATTCAGCAGGCCTCGGACATTGTGCAGACATGCGGTAACCGCCTTGCGGTGCTTGCCGGAGACGATGCAATGACGCTGCCGATGATGGCGGTCGGCGGGCAAGGCGTGATTACCGTCACCGCCAATATCGCTCCCACCGAAATGGCGAATATGGTCAAGGCGTTTGCGGCCGGGAACATTGAGGAGGCCCGACGCATCCACTTCCAGTTGTCCCCTTTGTTTGCCGCGTTGTTCTACGAAACGAATCCGATCCCCGTGAAAGAGGCGCTGGGCATGATGGGGAAGATTGACCCTGAACTTCGTTTGCCGCTTTGCCCGATGGGGAAAGAGTATCGCGACAAGCTGGTGCAGGTGATGAAAGAGGCTCGCTTTATTTAG